From the genome of Streptacidiphilus rugosus AM-16, one region includes:
- a CDS encoding APC family permease, whose product MTTPAALPRSLKVFGAVLLTLSCVTPASSLFIVVPPLLQQLGSGAVLSLLVAAVLSLGVGLCYAELGTLVPSAGGEYSIVGQLLGRPIGWLVFVISLVSLVVIPPIIALGTAGYLASVVDVNASVAGAVVMLLAVVVGVLDIKSNALITGVFLGIEVLAAALVSFLGFTHVHQSVATLVHPVVPDGAGHTSPLTAGLLVSGLALALFTYNGFGTAIYLSEDLVEPRRSVARTVLWSLAAGVVVITIPVTAICLGVSSPDQLAAGDLVAVVNGWAGSAVGTFVSLCVAAAILNAVIVMVLQNGRVLFASARDRTWPEPVNRALGTIHPRWGSPWVATLAIGLPGVVLALAVPIDQLLGFTGVVVAVIYLLLGVAALAARRGRHRETAAWRMPLWPVAPVVTVAALAYVLTQQTPHDLIITGVVLLVGLAYWVAFLRPRLATHWQLSLPADQLPADQLPAETDTPDVTAAATAEAHSFTTARKNS is encoded by the coding sequence ATGACAACTCCTGCGGCACTGCCGAGATCACTCAAGGTCTTCGGCGCCGTCCTGCTGACGCTCTCGTGTGTGACGCCCGCGTCCTCGCTGTTCATCGTCGTCCCGCCGCTGCTGCAGCAGCTCGGCAGCGGGGCGGTGCTGAGCCTGCTGGTCGCGGCGGTGCTCTCGCTCGGGGTGGGGCTCTGCTACGCCGAGCTCGGCACGCTGGTGCCCAGCGCAGGCGGCGAGTACTCGATCGTCGGACAGCTCCTGGGCCGCCCGATCGGCTGGCTGGTCTTCGTCATCTCCCTCGTCTCGCTCGTCGTCATCCCGCCGATCATCGCGCTCGGGACGGCCGGCTACCTCGCCTCCGTGGTCGACGTGAACGCGAGTGTCGCCGGGGCCGTGGTGATGCTGCTCGCGGTCGTCGTGGGTGTGCTGGACATCAAGTCGAACGCGCTGATCACCGGCGTCTTCCTCGGGATCGAGGTGCTGGCGGCCGCCCTGGTGAGCTTCCTCGGCTTCACCCACGTCCACCAGTCCGTCGCGACGCTGGTCCACCCGGTCGTCCCCGACGGAGCCGGTCACACCAGTCCGCTCACGGCGGGCCTGCTCGTCTCCGGGCTGGCGCTGGCGCTCTTCACCTACAACGGGTTCGGCACCGCGATCTACCTCTCCGAGGACCTGGTCGAGCCGCGGCGCTCGGTGGCCAGGACCGTGCTCTGGTCGCTGGCGGCGGGCGTGGTCGTGATCACGATTCCGGTGACGGCGATCTGTCTGGGCGTCAGCAGCCCTGACCAGCTGGCCGCCGGCGATCTGGTCGCCGTGGTCAACGGCTGGGCAGGAAGCGCCGTCGGCACCTTCGTGAGTCTTTGCGTGGCCGCCGCGATCCTGAACGCCGTGATCGTGATGGTGCTGCAGAACGGCCGCGTCCTCTTCGCCTCGGCCCGCGACCGGACCTGGCCCGAGCCGGTCAACCGGGCGCTGGGGACGATCCACCCGCGCTGGGGCTCGCCGTGGGTGGCGACGCTCGCCATCGGGCTGCCGGGCGTCGTGCTCGCCCTGGCCGTACCGATCGACCAGCTCCTCGGCTTCACCGGGGTCGTGGTCGCCGTCATCTACCTGCTGCTCGGTGTGGCGGCGCTGGCGGCGCGGCGTGGACGGCACCGGGAGACCGCGGCTTGGCGGATGCCGCTGTGGCCGGTGGCCCCGGTGGTCACCGTGGCGGCCCTGGCCTACGTGCTGACGCAGCAGACCCCGCACGACCTGATCATCACCGGGGTGGTGCTGCTGGTGGGGCTGGCCTACTGGGTGGCCTTCCTGCGGCCGCGCCTCGCCACGCACTGGCAGCTCAGCCTCCCGGCGGACCAGCTCCCGGCGGACCAGCTCCCGGCGGAGACCGACACCCCCGACGTGACCGCCGCCGCCACCGCCGAGGCTCACTCCTTCACCACCGCACGGAAGAACTCATGA
- a CDS encoding glycoside hydrolase family protein, with product MKRTLFVLLMTMATLLGVGIGFGVSTATAAEPRSKHGTRSASEPGTAVAMPLLDLHDGMVARFGSTYYAYGTEYSCGFSWLSRPTPFCGFGVSTAPSLAGPWSSPTLLFDPRGTDPFTRLSWQQECGGTAQGCFNPRLIQRSGWGADDDAFLLWFNAPYDVSSGKSSNAYNVMGCNGPAGPCGPSAGAPHGSFHKPALNYCKANGDFGLIAAPAGPPAIVCSMGGAASLSVERLDRWGSNGSNSGSLHVAGLTSVEGAGGFWDEVSGTFVVTYGTPNCGYCSGTGTGFAIASSITGPYTAPSNYAAAAPPKLARALISGNSCGGQPRTVSVVDGEAYQGIDLWTGSRNETKAGWLLEPLDYTAQPNTPGPPWQPFAPWNCTP from the coding sequence GTGAAGCGCACCCTTTTCGTCCTCCTGATGACGATGGCGACCTTGCTCGGCGTCGGCATCGGCTTCGGAGTCAGCACGGCGACGGCGGCCGAGCCGAGGTCGAAGCACGGGACGAGGTCGGCTTCCGAGCCGGGGACCGCGGTCGCGATGCCATTGCTGGACCTGCACGACGGCATGGTCGCGCGCTTCGGGAGCACCTACTACGCCTACGGGACCGAGTACAGCTGCGGCTTCAGCTGGCTCTCCCGGCCGACCCCGTTCTGCGGCTTCGGCGTCTCCACCGCTCCGTCACTGGCCGGCCCCTGGTCGTCACCCACGCTCCTCTTCGACCCCAGGGGCACGGACCCGTTCACCCGGCTTTCCTGGCAACAGGAGTGCGGCGGCACCGCCCAGGGCTGCTTCAACCCGCGCCTGATCCAGCGGTCGGGCTGGGGCGCCGACGACGACGCGTTCCTGCTGTGGTTCAACGCCCCCTACGACGTCTCCTCGGGCAAGTCGAGCAACGCCTACAACGTGATGGGCTGCAACGGCCCTGCCGGACCGTGCGGACCGTCGGCGGGCGCACCCCACGGCTCGTTCCACAAGCCCGCCCTGAACTACTGCAAGGCCAACGGCGACTTCGGCCTCATCGCTGCCCCCGCCGGACCGCCGGCAATCGTGTGCTCGATGGGCGGCGCGGCCAGCCTGTCCGTGGAGCGCCTGGACCGCTGGGGCAGCAACGGCAGCAACTCCGGTTCACTGCACGTCGCAGGGCTGACCTCCGTCGAAGGCGCCGGCGGCTTCTGGGACGAGGTCTCCGGCACCTTCGTCGTCACCTACGGCACACCGAACTGCGGCTACTGCTCCGGCACGGGGACGGGCTTCGCCATCGCAAGCAGCATCACGGGCCCCTACACCGCGCCGAGCAACTACGCCGCCGCCGCACCGCCCAAACTCGCCCGGGCCCTGATCTCGGGCAACTCCTGCGGCGGCCAGCCCCGCACCGTCAGCGTCGTCGACGGAGAGGCGTACCAGGGCATCGATCTGTGGACCGGATCCAGAAACGAGACCAAGGCCGGCTGGCTCCTCGAACCGCTGGACTACACGGCCCAGCCGAACACCCCCGGCCCGCCCTGGCAGCCCTTCGCCCCGTGGAACTGCACGCCATAG
- a CDS encoding Lrp/AsnC family transcriptional regulator, giving the protein MSSADRSGADRSGADRSRAERSGAERLGALDAVDAALVRELQGDGRLSFQELAERTGISREAARSRVQRLLTRGRVRIVGIVAPQVAGLASMAHVSLDVAGPSGPVARVAAGREAARFVSCTAGARGVVVDLRAADEEALDRELAVLRSAPGVRDVEVFRCAELVKDAYSPLPPDGRAAASLTAASLTAADLDAIDRRLLALLQGDGRAGFAALAQEVGLSGPAVRARVLRLLESGAVYVTALVATRALGVREAAGIGLGVGYGGGYGSVHQVARAVSAVPGVNFVARGHGRFDLVCGVDARDRAELLAGLEAVRSLAGVARSESWVHMEIVKESYSYDLPTL; this is encoded by the coding sequence ATGAGCAGCGCAGACAGATCCGGCGCGGACAGATCCGGCGCGGACAGATCCCGTGCGGAGCGGTCCGGGGCCGAGCGGCTCGGCGCGCTGGATGCCGTCGACGCGGCGTTGGTCCGCGAGTTGCAGGGCGACGGACGGCTCAGTTTCCAGGAGCTCGCCGAGCGGACAGGCATCTCGCGGGAGGCGGCCAGGTCCCGGGTGCAGCGCCTGCTGACGCGGGGGCGGGTGCGGATCGTCGGGATCGTCGCGCCGCAAGTGGCCGGACTCGCGTCGATGGCCCATGTGTCGCTCGACGTCGCCGGGCCGAGCGGGCCGGTGGCGCGGGTGGCGGCCGGGCGGGAGGCGGCGCGGTTCGTCTCCTGCACCGCGGGGGCGCGCGGCGTCGTGGTGGATCTGCGCGCTGCGGACGAGGAGGCCCTGGACCGGGAGCTCGCGGTGCTGCGGAGCGCCCCGGGGGTGCGGGACGTGGAGGTGTTCCGCTGCGCCGAGCTGGTGAAGGACGCCTACTCCCCGCTCCCCCCGGACGGCCGCGCCGCCGCTTCGCTGACTGCCGCTTCGCTGACTGCCGCCGACCTGGACGCCATCGACCGACGGCTGCTCGCCCTGCTGCAGGGGGACGGGCGGGCGGGGTTCGCGGCGCTGGCGCAGGAGGTCGGGCTGTCCGGACCTGCGGTGCGGGCGCGGGTGCTGCGGCTGCTGGAGTCGGGCGCCGTGTACGTGACGGCTCTCGTCGCGACGCGGGCGCTGGGCGTCCGGGAGGCGGCGGGGATCGGGCTCGGCGTCGGCTACGGCGGCGGTTACGGGAGCGTGCATCAGGTGGCGCGCGCGGTGTCGGCGGTGCCGGGGGTGAACTTCGTCGCGCGTGGGCACGGGCGCTTCGACCTGGTCTGCGGTGTGGACGCGCGGGACCGCGCGGAACTGCTGGCGGGGCTGGAAGCGGTCCGCTCGCTGGCGGGGGTGGCCCGGAGCGAGTCCTGGGTGCACATGGAGATCGTCAAGGAGAGCTACAGCTACGATCTGCCGACGCTGTAG
- a CDS encoding LacI family DNA-binding transcriptional regulator has translation MSKKPAPAPVVTLEDVARVAGVSRATVSRVVNGNASVAAGLRKSVEKAIAATGYVPNLAARSLVTRTTGSIALAVSDMSAGQIFADPFFGRVVSGVTQTVRPRGVQLMLAIVDDDPSRKQLLNYLRQGHVDGVVLVSTHTDDPLPADLAAAKVPAVLAGRPADPLPVSFVEVDQQAGVSLAVDHLVALGRRRIATASGPLDTPAGRVRLEAFRERLAHHGLTESAWAEGDFTQAGGAAAMRTLLERAPDADAVFVASDLMALGAVSVLHRAGRRIPQDLALVGFDDSNVALTCDPPLTTVRQPVEEMAAQMAELLLEQIASPERLLQSRVFQPELVVRESA, from the coding sequence ATGTCCAAGAAGCCCGCTCCCGCTCCCGTGGTCACGCTCGAGGATGTCGCGCGGGTGGCCGGGGTCTCGCGGGCCACGGTGTCGCGGGTGGTCAACGGAAACGCCTCCGTGGCCGCCGGGTTGCGCAAGTCGGTGGAGAAGGCGATCGCCGCCACCGGATACGTGCCCAATCTCGCCGCCCGCTCGCTGGTGACGCGGACGACCGGGTCCATCGCCCTGGCAGTCTCCGACATGAGCGCGGGACAGATCTTCGCCGACCCCTTCTTCGGTCGCGTCGTCAGTGGCGTGACGCAGACGGTGCGGCCGCGCGGGGTGCAGCTGATGCTGGCCATCGTGGACGACGACCCCTCCCGCAAGCAGCTGCTCAACTACCTCCGGCAGGGGCACGTCGACGGCGTCGTGCTGGTGTCCACGCACACGGACGACCCGCTGCCCGCCGATCTCGCCGCCGCCAAGGTGCCCGCGGTGCTCGCCGGGCGGCCGGCCGACCCGCTGCCGGTGAGCTTCGTGGAGGTGGATCAGCAGGCCGGGGTGAGTCTGGCGGTCGACCACCTGGTGGCGCTCGGACGGCGGCGGATCGCCACGGCGTCGGGTCCCTTGGACACGCCCGCAGGGCGGGTGCGGCTGGAGGCGTTCAGGGAGCGGTTGGCGCATCACGGGCTGACCGAATCGGCGTGGGCGGAGGGCGATTTCACCCAGGCCGGGGGAGCGGCGGCGATGCGCACCCTGTTGGAGCGGGCGCCCGACGCCGATGCGGTGTTCGTCGCGTCGGACCTGATGGCGCTCGGTGCGGTCAGCGTGCTGCACCGGGCGGGACGGCGGATCCCGCAGGACCTGGCGCTGGTCGGGTTCGACGACAGCAACGTCGCGCTGACCTGCGATCCACCGCTGACCACCGTCCGCCAACCGGTGGAGGAGATGGCCGCGCAGATGGCCGAGCTGCTGCTGGAGCAGATCGCCTCCCCGGAGCGGCTGCTGCAGTCGCGGGTGTTCCAGCCGGAGCTGGTCGTCCGCGAGAGCGCCTGA
- a CDS encoding PaaI family thioesterase, which yields MPLTVELADKLLTDNFAPWVLDLGLRVVTVGERQAVLRLPWSQRLAREGGALSGQALMAAADTAVVVAVAAARGGFVPMTTVQLSTSFQRPVVGADVLVRATLTKLGRTLAFADIVMAQEGPDGSVAEDATAAHATAVYALLG from the coding sequence ATGCCGCTGACCGTGGAACTCGCCGACAAGCTCCTGACCGACAACTTCGCACCGTGGGTGCTGGATCTGGGCCTACGGGTCGTCACCGTCGGTGAGCGGCAGGCCGTGCTGCGCCTGCCGTGGTCCCAGCGCCTGGCCCGGGAGGGCGGAGCGCTCTCCGGGCAGGCGCTGATGGCCGCCGCCGACACCGCCGTCGTGGTGGCCGTCGCCGCCGCGCGCGGCGGCTTCGTGCCGATGACGACGGTTCAGCTCTCGACCTCGTTCCAGCGGCCGGTGGTCGGCGCGGACGTGCTGGTGCGCGCCACGCTCACCAAGCTCGGCCGGACGCTGGCCTTCGCCGACATCGTGATGGCCCAGGAGGGCCCGGACGGCTCGGTGGCCGAGGACGCGACGGCCGCGCACGCGACGGCGGTCTACGCCCTGCTCGGCTGA
- a CDS encoding amidohydrolase, which yields MNHYADLIVHNAHVHTVDPDLPRAEAVAVRDGRIVQVFAEAAGTRDWSAWVGPETRVVDADGRLLLPGFVDSHNHVRLGSDGACVQLAGAGTLEEIGRRIRHWLAANPDAEWVEAEAFDYTAIPAGRMPTAGDLDTFTGDRPAFVLSYDVHTAWLNSAALRRLGIDASVDRTTYGTVQKDPVTGEPTGFLTDFAVRGLSRDGHRALVAAGVPWAHPDRQYARLCGSLDMAARYGITTVVEPQNSLDDLALYERARGAGRLRSRLVVGLFHPRGTTDAELAEYAEAGRLHSGDRFRVGPLKLYIDDVVEPHTAALLEPYAGHHSHRGETFYPPEEFAETFARLDGLGFQLFVHATGDRGIRTVLDAAEYARKVNGVPEEAEQSEGAGSRGGRRHQVVHVECLDPADVPRFAELDVVACMQPRHCSPDIAGPGQDWANAVGPGRWSKAWPMRSLHEAGARLALSSDWNVAEMDPMVGLYTAVTRQGLAGGPAWQPEQTLDLATALHGYTMGGAYANHLEDRLGSITVGKYADLVLLSRDLFAIEDPRTILDTVVDLSVLDGEIVHDTGV from the coding sequence ATGAACCACTACGCCGACCTGATCGTCCACAACGCCCACGTCCACACCGTCGACCCCGACCTGCCGCGAGCCGAGGCCGTGGCCGTGCGGGACGGGCGGATCGTCCAGGTCTTCGCCGAGGCTGCCGGAACCCGGGACTGGAGTGCGTGGGTCGGGCCCGAGACCCGGGTGGTCGACGCCGACGGACGGCTGCTGCTGCCGGGGTTCGTCGACAGCCACAACCACGTCCGCCTCGGCTCGGACGGCGCCTGCGTGCAGCTGGCGGGGGCCGGGACCCTGGAGGAGATCGGACGCCGGATCCGGCACTGGCTGGCCGCGAACCCCGATGCCGAGTGGGTGGAGGCGGAGGCGTTCGACTACACCGCCATCCCGGCCGGACGCATGCCGACCGCCGGTGACCTGGACACCTTCACCGGCGACCGCCCGGCCTTCGTGCTGAGCTACGACGTGCACACGGCGTGGCTCAACTCGGCGGCGCTGCGCCGACTCGGCATCGACGCGAGCGTCGACCGGACCACTTACGGCACCGTGCAGAAGGATCCGGTGACCGGTGAACCGACCGGCTTCCTCACCGACTTCGCGGTCCGCGGGCTCTCCCGCGACGGACACCGGGCGCTGGTGGCGGCCGGGGTCCCGTGGGCGCATCCGGACCGGCAGTACGCCCGGCTCTGCGGCAGTCTGGACATGGCGGCCCGCTACGGCATCACCACGGTGGTCGAACCGCAGAACTCGCTCGACGACCTCGCTCTGTACGAGCGCGCGCGGGGCGCGGGGAGGCTGCGGTCGCGGCTGGTCGTCGGGCTGTTCCATCCGCGCGGCACGACGGACGCGGAGCTGGCGGAGTACGCCGAGGCGGGGCGCCTGCACAGCGGCGACCGCTTCCGGGTCGGACCGCTGAAGCTCTACATCGACGACGTGGTCGAGCCGCACACCGCCGCGCTGTTGGAGCCCTACGCCGGCCACCACTCCCACCGCGGCGAGACCTTCTACCCGCCGGAGGAGTTCGCCGAGACCTTCGCCCGTCTGGACGGCCTGGGCTTCCAGCTCTTCGTGCACGCCACCGGGGACCGCGGCATCCGCACCGTGCTCGACGCGGCGGAGTACGCGCGGAAGGTGAACGGCGTTCCGGAGGAGGCAGAGCAGAGCGAGGGCGCAGGGAGCCGCGGCGGCAGGCGGCACCAGGTGGTGCACGTGGAGTGCCTCGACCCCGCGGACGTGCCGCGCTTCGCGGAGTTGGACGTGGTGGCCTGCATGCAGCCGCGTCACTGCTCGCCCGACATCGCCGGTCCGGGGCAGGACTGGGCGAACGCGGTCGGCCCCGGTCGCTGGAGCAAGGCGTGGCCGATGCGGAGTCTGCACGAGGCCGGAGCGCGGTTGGCGCTGTCGAGCGACTGGAACGTCGCCGAGATGGACCCGATGGTCGGTCTCTACACGGCCGTCACCCGGCAGGGGCTCGCCGGCGGGCCGGCCTGGCAGCCGGAGCAGACGCTCGATCTGGCGACCGCGCTGCACGGCTACACGATGGGCGGCGCCTACGCCAACCACCTGGAGGACCGGCTGGGTTCGATCACCGTCGGCAAGTACGCGGACCTGGTGCTGCTCTCCAGGGACCTGTTCGCGATCGAGGATCCGCGCACGATCCTGGACACCGTGGTCGATCTCTCGGTGCTGGACGGCGAGATCGTGCACGACACCGGCGTCTGA
- a CDS encoding TetR/AcrR family transcriptional regulator, whose translation MGHTLFADMSYDALSMDEIARRADVAKGLVYYYFGNKRGYYLAVVEDAAGELLLRAAQDTGLPRAERLRRTLDDYLRYAEQHQSAYRTIATGGVGHDTQVLAIRERARDSLLSTLAESAWGSAEIPAIARTAMIGWLSSVEAITLDWLQTRPLDRDAVRELLVRTLHYTLRAVEDCDPTWPAPTAER comes from the coding sequence GTGGGGCACACCTTGTTCGCCGACATGTCCTACGACGCGCTGTCCATGGACGAGATAGCCAGGCGGGCCGACGTCGCCAAGGGCCTGGTCTACTACTACTTCGGCAACAAGCGGGGCTACTACCTGGCCGTGGTCGAGGACGCCGCCGGCGAGCTGCTGCTGCGCGCGGCCCAGGACACCGGACTGCCGCGCGCCGAACGCCTGCGCCGGACCCTCGACGACTACCTCCGCTACGCCGAGCAGCACCAGTCGGCCTACCGGACCATCGCCACCGGCGGCGTCGGCCACGACACCCAGGTCCTGGCCATCAGGGAACGCGCCCGCGACTCGCTTCTGTCGACGCTGGCGGAGAGCGCCTGGGGGAGCGCGGAGATCCCGGCCATCGCCCGCACCGCGATGATCGGCTGGCTGTCGTCGGTGGAGGCCATCACCCTCGACTGGCTGCAGACCCGGCCGCTCGACCGCGACGCCGTGCGCGAGCTGCTGGTCCGCACACTGCATTACACCCTGCGCGCGGTCGAGGACTGCGATCCCACCTGGCCCGCGCCGACGGCCGAGAGGTAG